The proteins below come from a single Asanoa ferruginea genomic window:
- a CDS encoding CinA family protein has translation MADPNPAVRLLIERGETVAVAESLTGGLLAATLVEVPGVSAVFRGGLVVYATDLKASLAGVDERLLATRGAVDPDVAVALAEGARRACRADWGVSTTGVAGPDPQDGKPVGLVYVAVVGPQQRRVDELRLGGDRSAVRASAVSHALDSLVTLLRSPTANTSAS, from the coding sequence GTGGCTGATCCGAATCCCGCCGTCCGGCTGCTGATCGAGCGGGGCGAGACGGTCGCGGTAGCCGAATCGCTGACCGGTGGGCTGCTGGCGGCCACCCTCGTCGAGGTCCCCGGGGTGAGCGCCGTGTTCCGCGGCGGGCTGGTGGTCTACGCGACCGACCTCAAGGCCAGCCTGGCCGGGGTCGACGAGCGGCTGCTGGCCACCCGAGGTGCGGTCGATCCGGATGTGGCGGTCGCGCTCGCCGAGGGCGCCCGCCGGGCCTGCCGGGCCGACTGGGGCGTGTCGACCACCGGGGTCGCCGGGCCGGACCCACAAGACGGCAAACCGGTGGGCCTGGTGTACGTGGCCGTGGTCGGCCCGCAGCAGCGGCGGGTCGACGAGTTGCGGCTCGGCGGTGACCGGTCGGCGGTGCGGGCCAGTGCCGTGTCCCACGCCCTGGACTCGCTGGTCACACTGCTGCGTTCGCCCACGGCGAACACTTCTGCCTCCTGA
- the rimO gene encoding 30S ribosomal protein S12 methylthiotransferase RimO, producing the protein MSASSSTDAARRRVALLTLGCARNEVDSEELAARLHGGGWEVTTDGEGADVVLVNTCGFVEKAKHDSIQTLMAAADTGAKVVAAGCMAERYGRELADSLPEAQAVLSFDDYPDIAARLDAVLAGETIDAHVPRDRRELLPLTPVARRAATVVQPGHGNVVDEHTPAHLRTVLRRRLDSGPVASLKLASGCDRRCTFCAIPAFRGAFVSRTPDELLAEAEWLAGTGVRELVLVSENSTSYGKDLGDPRALEKLLPQLATVDGIVRVRVSYLQPAETRPGLVEAIATTPGVAPYFDLSFQHASEPVLRRMRRFGSTERFLELLASARSLAPELGARSNFIVGFPGETRGDVDELVRFLTEARLDAIGVFDYSDEDGTEAAGFADKVKSSTIKRRYDKLAALADELCSQRAEDRVGGTVDVLVDTVDDGVVEGRGEHQAPEVDGSTTLVGDGSVDLAALRPGDLVRAKVLSSEGVDLVAVPLEMVSAARR; encoded by the coding sequence GTGTCCGCTTCCTCCTCGACTGATGCTGCCCGCCGCCGGGTCGCCCTGCTGACCCTGGGCTGTGCCCGCAACGAGGTCGACTCCGAGGAGCTGGCCGCCCGGCTGCACGGTGGCGGCTGGGAGGTGACCACCGACGGCGAAGGTGCCGACGTGGTCCTGGTCAACACCTGTGGTTTCGTCGAGAAGGCGAAGCACGACTCGATCCAGACGCTGATGGCCGCCGCCGACACCGGCGCGAAGGTGGTCGCCGCCGGCTGCATGGCCGAGCGCTACGGCCGCGAGCTGGCCGACAGCCTGCCCGAGGCCCAGGCGGTGCTGAGCTTCGACGACTACCCCGACATCGCGGCCCGCCTCGACGCGGTGCTGGCCGGCGAGACGATCGACGCGCACGTCCCGCGCGACCGGCGCGAGCTGCTGCCGCTGACCCCGGTGGCCCGCCGCGCCGCCACCGTGGTGCAGCCCGGCCACGGCAACGTCGTCGACGAGCACACCCCGGCCCACCTGCGCACCGTGCTGCGCCGCCGGCTCGACAGCGGCCCGGTCGCGTCGCTCAAGCTGGCCAGCGGGTGCGACCGGCGGTGCACGTTCTGCGCGATCCCCGCGTTCCGCGGCGCGTTCGTCTCGCGTACCCCCGATGAGCTGCTGGCCGAGGCCGAGTGGCTGGCCGGCACCGGGGTCCGCGAGCTGGTCCTGGTCAGCGAAAACTCGACGTCCTACGGCAAGGACCTGGGCGACCCGCGGGCGCTGGAGAAGCTGCTGCCGCAGCTCGCGACCGTCGACGGGATCGTCCGCGTGCGGGTGAGCTACCTCCAGCCGGCGGAGACCCGGCCCGGCCTGGTCGAGGCGATCGCGACGACGCCGGGCGTGGCGCCCTACTTCGACCTGTCGTTCCAGCACGCCAGCGAGCCGGTGCTGCGCCGCATGCGACGGTTCGGCTCGACCGAGCGGTTCCTGGAGCTGCTGGCCTCGGCCCGGTCGCTGGCGCCGGAGCTGGGCGCCCGGTCCAACTTCATCGTCGGCTTCCCCGGCGAGACCCGCGGCGACGTCGACGAGTTGGTCCGGTTCCTGACCGAGGCCCGGCTCGACGCGATCGGCGTGTTCGACTACAGCGACGAAGACGGCACCGAGGCCGCCGGCTTCGCCGACAAGGTCAAGAGCTCGACGATCAAGCGGCGCTACGACAAGCTGGCCGCGCTGGCCGACGAGCTGTGCTCGCAGCGCGCCGAAGACCGGGTCGGCGGCACGGTCGACGTGCTGGTCGACACCGTCGACGACGGGGTGGTCGAGGGCCGCGGCGAGCACCAGGCGCCCGAGGTCGACGGGTCGACGACGCTGGTCGGCGACGGCTCAGTGGATCTCGCCGCACTGCGTCCGGGCGACCTCGTCCGGGCCAAGGTCCTTTCGTCCGAGGGGGTAGACCTGGTGGCCGTACCCCTGGAAATGGTCTCGGCGGCTCGCCGGTGA
- a CDS encoding SAM hydrolase/SAM-dependent halogenase family protein, translated as MWISFTTDYGRRDGFVAACHGAIAKIEPTARVIDVTHEIVPGDVARGAVVLAQTVGDLPTGVHLAVVDPGVGTARRSIAVRAPGGLLVGPDNGLLIWAAEALGGVTDAVELTNAAWFAPVVTRTFHGRDIFAPVAARLVGGAPLHEAGPAIDPADLARLPEPELETGDGWLAAEVLNVDRFGNVQLAATALPAPVGQKVRIGDQHAVIGETFADVAPGGLVVLIDSAGRLAIAANGAPADDALDVVPGDVVRITLSD; from the coding sequence ATGTGGATCAGCTTCACCACCGACTACGGCCGCCGCGACGGTTTCGTCGCCGCCTGCCACGGTGCGATCGCGAAGATCGAGCCGACGGCCCGGGTCATCGACGTCACCCACGAGATCGTGCCGGGCGACGTGGCCCGGGGCGCCGTCGTGCTGGCGCAGACCGTCGGGGACCTGCCGACCGGCGTACACCTGGCGGTGGTGGATCCCGGTGTGGGCACTGCCCGCCGGTCGATCGCGGTGCGTGCGCCCGGCGGCCTGCTGGTCGGTCCCGACAACGGGCTGCTGATCTGGGCGGCCGAGGCGCTCGGCGGGGTGACCGACGCGGTCGAGCTGACCAACGCGGCGTGGTTCGCACCGGTGGTCACCCGCACCTTCCACGGTCGCGACATCTTCGCGCCGGTCGCCGCCCGGCTGGTCGGTGGCGCGCCACTGCACGAGGCCGGCCCGGCCATCGACCCGGCCGACCTCGCCCGCCTGCCGGAGCCCGAGCTCGAGACCGGCGACGGCTGGCTGGCGGCGGAGGTGCTCAACGTCGATCGGTTCGGCAACGTCCAGCTCGCCGCGACGGCACTGCCGGCACCGGTTGGCCAAAAAGTGCGGATCGGCGACCAGCACGCGGTGATCGGTGAGACGTTCGCCGACGTCGCGCCGGGCGGGCTGGTGGTGCTCATCGACTCGGCCGGCCGGTTGGCGATCGCGGCCAACGGCGCGCCCGCCGACGACGCCCTCGACGTGGTGCCCGGCGACGTGGTGCGGATCACGCTCAGCGACTGA
- the pgsA gene encoding CDP-diacylglycerol--glycerol-3-phosphate 3-phosphatidyltransferase, producing the protein MTEVDPAPTVVPVVNAANALTALRLLLVPVFVALVVTSQLEHAGWRIAATLTFAVASATDLVDGWIARRYGLVTSLGKVADPIADKALTGSALVLLSWFDALPWWVTVLILAREWGVTLLRFWVIRYGVIAASRGGKLKTALQILAIAWYLWPVPDAVQPVGPWIMGAAVVVTVVTGLDYVFQAIRLRRGARG; encoded by the coding sequence GTGACCGAGGTGGACCCAGCCCCCACCGTCGTTCCCGTCGTCAATGCCGCCAATGCCCTGACCGCCCTGCGCCTGCTGCTGGTGCCGGTGTTCGTGGCCCTCGTGGTCACCTCCCAGCTCGAGCACGCCGGCTGGCGGATCGCGGCCACGCTGACCTTCGCGGTCGCCTCCGCCACCGACCTGGTCGACGGCTGGATCGCCCGCCGCTACGGGCTGGTGACCTCGCTCGGCAAGGTGGCCGACCCGATCGCCGACAAGGCGCTGACCGGCTCGGCCCTGGTGCTGCTGTCCTGGTTCGACGCGTTGCCCTGGTGGGTGACCGTGCTGATCCTGGCCCGCGAGTGGGGCGTCACGCTGCTGCGCTTCTGGGTGATCCGCTACGGCGTGATCGCCGCGAGCCGGGGCGGCAAGCTGAAGACCGCCCTCCAGATCCTGGCCATCGCCTGGTATCTCTGGCCGGTGCCCGACGCGGTCCAGCCGGTCGGCCCATGGATCATGGGCGCGGCCGTGGTGGTGACGGTCGTGACCGGCCTCGACTACGTCTTCCAGGCGATCCGGCTGCGCCGCGGCGCCCGTGGCTGA
- a CDS encoding GNAT family N-acetyltransferase, translating to MHPPAGWQIRQSFGGDDREALDAFHQSVWGGPIVVAHDEAIDLRTLPALVALGPDGKLAGALTWRVGGDAFEVVSLAAAVSDNGVGSALLAAVVTEAKAAGVRRIWLVTTNDNLRALRFYQRRGLRIVSVDPGAVDRARRMKPSIPAVGDNGIPIHDELRLELAIESH from the coding sequence ATGCACCCTCCGGCCGGCTGGCAGATCCGCCAGTCCTTCGGCGGCGACGACCGCGAGGCACTCGACGCCTTCCACCAGAGCGTCTGGGGCGGTCCGATCGTCGTCGCCCATGACGAGGCGATCGACCTGCGCACGCTGCCGGCCCTGGTCGCGCTGGGCCCTGACGGCAAGCTCGCCGGCGCGCTCACGTGGCGGGTCGGCGGCGACGCGTTCGAGGTGGTCAGCCTCGCGGCCGCCGTGAGCGACAACGGGGTCGGCAGCGCGCTGCTGGCCGCCGTGGTGACAGAGGCGAAAGCGGCTGGGGTACGCCGGATCTGGCTGGTCACCACCAACGACAACCTGCGCGCGCTGCGTTTCTACCAGCGGCGCGGGCTGCGGATCGTGTCCGTCGACCCGGGTGCCGTCGACCGGGCGAGGCGGATGAAGCCGAGCATCCCGGCGGTCGGCGACAACGGCATACCCATCCATGACGAGCTGCGGCTCGAGCTGGCGATCGAGAGTCACTGA
- a CDS encoding ornithine cyclodeaminase family protein yields the protein MPLLLIDPDVAARLDASTAVAAMRDALVAAHAGRLIAPPRASAVLEGGRLVMTAGHLADEWYGFRSYDTFGHADGEQLVVLHDARDGRIRAIAVGEEIGSRRTGALGGAAVDLLARPDAGTVGVLGSGRQAWTQIWAAAAVRPLTAVSVFSRSAARRTAFAARVRAELGVPATAAASAAEAVRDRDLVIVATTSERPVLSAADLAPGTHVNLVGFKQRGRAEYGLDLLARAGVLATDSPAQAGAYEPPLLLAGTAPRDLGAIAAGALPGRGTADEISVFLSVGLAGTEVFLLDRVAALLTSASS from the coding sequence GTGCCGCTGCTGTTGATTGACCCCGACGTGGCCGCCCGGCTCGACGCCTCCACCGCCGTCGCCGCGATGCGCGACGCGCTGGTCGCGGCGCACGCCGGCCGCCTGATCGCCCCGCCGCGGGCCAGCGCCGTGCTGGAGGGCGGCCGGCTGGTGATGACCGCCGGGCACCTCGCCGACGAGTGGTACGGCTTCCGCTCCTACGACACCTTCGGCCACGCCGACGGCGAGCAGCTCGTGGTGCTGCACGACGCCCGGGACGGTCGGATCCGGGCGATCGCGGTGGGTGAGGAGATCGGCTCCCGGCGCACCGGCGCGCTCGGCGGTGCCGCCGTCGACCTGCTCGCCCGGCCCGACGCCGGCACGGTCGGCGTGCTCGGCTCCGGCCGCCAGGCCTGGACCCAGATCTGGGCGGCCGCGGCGGTGCGCCCGCTGACCGCGGTCAGCGTGTTCAGCCGCTCGGCGGCCCGGCGGACGGCGTTCGCGGCCCGGGTGCGGGCCGAGTTGGGCGTGCCGGCGACAGCGGCCGCCAGCGCGGCCGAGGCGGTCCGCGACCGCGACCTGGTGATCGTGGCGACGACCAGCGAGCGTCCGGTGCTGTCGGCGGCCGACCTGGCCCCCGGCACCCACGTCAACCTGGTCGGCTTCAAGCAGCGCGGGCGCGCCGAATACGGCCTCGACCTGTTGGCCCGGGCCGGCGTGCTGGCCACCGACTCGCCCGCGCAGGCCGGCGCCTACGAGCCGCCGCTGCTGCTGGCCGGCACGGCGCCGCGCGACCTGGGCGCGATCGCGGCCGGCGCGCTGCCCGGTCGCGGCACGGCCGACGAGATCAGCGTGTTCCTCTCGGTGGGCCTCGCCGGCACCGAGGTGTTCCTCCTCGACCGGGTCGCCGCCCTGCTGACGTCGGCGTCCTCGTAA
- a CDS encoding helix-turn-helix domain-containing protein — protein sequence MVLLRRVIGDALRARRQGQHRTLREVSTAANVSLGYLSEIERGQKEASSELLSSICDALDTQLSQLLRAASDTLALAEQMDGVLAGVGDEETPPEFEPARVEPPTPVLDPAKAPTPEPAAALARAARAKAPVRQIASDGKVSVSVHQTSPLKATLKATRNTSAGPRDRDVVFAA from the coding sequence ATGGTCCTGCTACGTCGGGTGATCGGCGACGCATTGCGCGCACGCCGGCAGGGGCAACATCGCACCCTGCGCGAGGTTTCCACCGCTGCCAACGTCAGCCTGGGCTACCTCTCGGAGATCGAGCGGGGGCAGAAAGAAGCCTCCAGCGAGCTCCTCTCGTCGATCTGTGACGCCCTCGACACCCAGCTCTCCCAGCTCCTCCGCGCCGCCAGTGACACGCTGGCGCTCGCCGAGCAGATGGACGGTGTGCTGGCCGGCGTCGGCGACGAAGAGACGCCGCCCGAGTTCGAGCCCGCCCGTGTCGAGCCGCCCACGCCGGTGCTCGACCCGGCCAAGGCACCGACGCCCGAGCCGGCCGCCGCGCTGGCCCGTGCCGCCCGCGCGAAGGCGCCGGTCCGGCAGATCGCCAGCGACGGCAAGGTGTCGGTCTCGGTCCACCAGACCTCGCCGCTCAAGGCCACCCTGAAGGCCACCCGCAACACGTCGGCCGGTCCCCGCGACCGCGACGTCGTCTTCGCGGCCTAA
- the pspM gene encoding phage shock envelope stress response protein PspM, which produces MADERARYFRRLRRLRRSARRWSVVGAGFAGAAAVLTPYAGLGLPDAAWAAAAGGSLVLAGWRWADLRRFAAVPAPPPQDPAIAAERTRARLIAAVESAPGGRSALAEVRRHRGRFALRGSAAAAGWDRLDRASATLTGLSPRLTGMGGSALLEAQVAEDSLRDLAHRVAGVEKAMRFAPPETEPGLTEAHRDLSRQLDEGVVAYERLVAAAAAYVAEDGRIGGTHPSVSRLTEASDLLRGVASGLAELRTTTTPAV; this is translated from the coding sequence ATGGCCGACGAGCGGGCCCGATATTTCCGGCGATTGCGCCGGCTGCGCCGCTCCGCGCGTCGGTGGAGTGTGGTCGGCGCCGGGTTCGCCGGTGCCGCCGCCGTTCTGACCCCCTACGCCGGCCTGGGCCTGCCCGACGCCGCCTGGGCCGCCGCCGCGGGCGGCTCGCTGGTGCTGGCCGGCTGGCGCTGGGCCGACCTGCGCCGCTTCGCCGCCGTCCCGGCCCCGCCGCCACAAGATCCCGCGATCGCCGCCGAGCGCACCCGGGCCCGGCTGATCGCCGCCGTCGAGTCGGCACCCGGCGGCCGGTCCGCGCTCGCCGAGGTGCGCCGCCACCGCGGCCGGTTCGCCCTGCGGGGCAGCGCCGCCGCGGCCGGCTGGGACCGCCTCGACCGGGCGTCGGCCACCCTCACCGGCCTTTCACCACGGCTGACCGGCATGGGCGGCTCGGCCCTCCTCGAGGCTCAGGTCGCCGAAGACTCCCTGCGTGACCTGGCCCACCGGGTCGCCGGCGTGGAGAAGGCGATGCGCTTCGCACCGCCCGAGACCGAGCCGGGCCTGACCGAGGCCCACCGCGACCTGAGCCGCCAGCTCGACGAGGGCGTCGTCGCCTACGAGCGGCTGGTCGCCGCCGCGGCCGCCTACGTCGCCGAAGACGGCCGGATCGGCGGCACCCACCCGTCGGTGTCCCGCCTCACCGAGGCCAGCGACCTGCTCCGCGGCGTCGCGTCGGGCCTGGCCGAGCTGCGCACCACCACGACGCCCGCCGTCTGA
- a CDS encoding DNA-formamidopyrimidine glycosylase family protein, protein MPEGDTVWNTARALQRALAGNELTASDFRVPRLATTRLTGWRVLESASRGKHLLLRLRDPAGADRTLHSHLRMDGSWKAYAPGERWAAKPAHLIRVVLRTSDAVAVGYHLHDLTLVPTARENELVGHLGPDLLGPDWDPAEAVRRLAAHPDTSIAEALLDQRNLAGIGNLYKSEALFLRGVSPFTPVKAVPDLTALVTLAQRVMANNRGRWLQTTTGSLRKSEANYVYGRRAQPCRRCAGPIQKAEQGERVTYWCPRCQPQP, encoded by the coding sequence GTGCCCGAAGGCGACACGGTCTGGAACACCGCCCGCGCGCTCCAGCGCGCCCTGGCCGGCAACGAGCTGACCGCTTCCGACTTCCGGGTGCCGCGGCTGGCGACCACGCGGCTGACCGGCTGGCGGGTGCTCGAGTCGGCGTCCCGGGGCAAGCACCTGCTGCTGCGGCTGCGCGACCCGGCCGGCGCCGACCGCACGCTGCACTCGCACCTGCGGATGGACGGTTCGTGGAAGGCCTACGCGCCCGGCGAGCGCTGGGCGGCCAAGCCCGCGCACCTGATCCGGGTGGTGCTGCGCACCTCGGACGCGGTCGCGGTCGGCTATCACCTGCACGACCTGACGCTGGTGCCGACGGCCCGGGAGAACGAGCTGGTCGGTCATCTCGGCCCCGACCTGCTCGGCCCCGACTGGGACCCGGCCGAAGCGGTCCGCCGACTGGCCGCGCACCCCGACACCTCGATCGCCGAGGCGCTGCTCGACCAGCGCAACCTGGCCGGGATCGGCAACCTCTACAAGTCGGAGGCGCTGTTTCTGCGCGGCGTCTCGCCGTTCACGCCGGTGAAGGCCGTGCCCGACCTGACCGCCCTGGTCACGCTCGCGCAGCGGGTGATGGCCAACAACCGGGGCCGCTGGCTGCAGACCACGACCGGCTCGCTGCGCAAGAGCGAGGCCAACTATGTGTATGGCCGGCGCGCCCAGCCCTGCCGGCGCTGCGCGGGCCCGATCCAGAAGGCGGAGCAGGGCGAACGGGTCACCTACTGGTGCCCGCGCTGCCAGCCTCAGCCGTGA
- a CDS encoding PspA/IM30 family protein — protein sequence MANPFVKGWRYLMALFGAKIDEYADPKVQIQQAVEDAQRQHQALVQQAAAVIGNQRQLEMKLSRQMSEVEKLGSMARQSLVLADKSRAEGNEPEAGKYEQTAQQLASQLVSAEQGMEDLKSLHDQAINAAGQARKAVENNQMILQQKLAERTKLLSQLEQARMQETVARSLESMSSLTAAPGNTPSFDEVRERIERRYANAMGRAELASNSVEGRMIEVQRSTLDMAGADRLEQIRASMAGEKLGSAAERPAVGPGSEAAAEGNGDKAANEQPQADVAGIARLDELRASMSKDKNPGGSSAAG from the coding sequence ATGGCGAACCCGTTCGTCAAGGGGTGGCGTTACCTGATGGCGCTCTTCGGCGCCAAGATCGACGAATACGCCGACCCGAAGGTGCAGATCCAGCAGGCGGTCGAAGACGCGCAGCGGCAGCACCAGGCTCTCGTGCAGCAGGCCGCCGCGGTGATCGGCAACCAGCGGCAGCTCGAGATGAAGCTCTCCCGGCAGATGTCCGAGGTCGAGAAGCTCGGCTCGATGGCCCGCCAGTCGCTGGTGCTCGCCGACAAGTCGCGGGCGGAGGGCAACGAGCCCGAGGCCGGCAAATACGAGCAGACCGCGCAGCAGCTCGCGTCGCAGCTCGTCTCGGCCGAGCAGGGCATGGAAGACCTCAAGAGCCTGCACGACCAGGCGATCAACGCCGCCGGTCAGGCCCGCAAGGCGGTCGAGAACAACCAGATGATCCTCCAGCAGAAGCTCGCCGAGCGCACCAAGCTGCTCAGCCAGCTCGAGCAGGCCCGCATGCAGGAGACGGTGGCCCGCTCGCTGGAGTCGATGTCGTCGCTGACCGCGGCGCCCGGCAACACGCCGTCCTTCGACGAGGTGCGCGAGCGCATCGAGCGCCGCTACGCCAACGCGATGGGTCGCGCCGAACTCGCCTCCAACTCGGTCGAGGGCCGGATGATCGAGGTGCAGCGCTCGACGCTCGACATGGCCGGCGCCGACCGGCTCGAGCAGATCCGGGCCAGCATGGCCGGCGAGAAGCTGGGCAGCGCCGCCGAGCGTCCCGCGGTCGGGCCCGGTTCCGAAGCCGCCGCCGAGGGCAACGGTGACAAGGCCGCCAACGAGCAGCCGCAGGCCGACGTCGCCGGGATAGCGCGACTCGACGAACTGCGCGCCAGCATGTCCAAGGACAAGAACCCCGGCGGATCGAGCGCCGCCGGCTGA